CAACTTAAAAGATGGATTAACGAAGAACAATATTAAAATGAAAACTAATTTTAAGGAGTTTTAAAAGTTTATGCTTTTAGAGGCAATTTTATACGCATTATCCGGATTTTTCATGAAATTCTCTGATGATGCACTGGACATGGAGAACAACACCCTCCTGGGTGTCATGGGTGGGATAATCTGTGTGGCGGGAATAGGATATCTGGCAGTGAATTTTACTGATGCTGCGACAATCTTCCTGGCCATACTCCTGGGAACACTCTTCTCAGGTAAAGTGGATAAAGTGGGCCACCTGGTCACATTAATCATTTTCCTGGCTATCCTGGCAGTGTTCGGCATACCTGAAATTGGATTGATAGCCCTGGTCATATGCACCATTGCCGCCTGGTTGGATGAAGTGGGAAACGATAGGGAAAGTTTAAAAGGAGTAAAAATCGTAGAAACATTCTTCAACTATCGCTGCACCATGAAAATAACGGTTCTAGTACTATCCATTTTAGGTGGTCTGCAGATGATCTACCCTCAGAGTATGGGAATGAACTCCCAACTTCTGGGAATGAACCTTTTCCAGCCAGTAACATTCATCTACTTCATACTATTCGACCTGGCATATGAAATGGCAGGTTTAAAGTTCAATAGAATCTATGATGGAATTAAGAGCATCTACCGGGTCATGAGCTAGATATATGCTCCGACCCACAATAAGTGCATCCGCAAATTCAAGGGTATCTTTAGGATCTCCACCCTGCACACCCACTCCAGGGGATATTAAGAATGAATCTTCACCTATTATCTCCCTTATTTTTCCCAGACGATCCAGACGGGTAGAAGGACCAACATAGTTACTGATACCCATCTCCACACCCATACGGGCTATGTCCATGGAAACTGGCTGCAGGAACTGGGATGCTCCGGGATGTGACATTTCAGTGAGTAGAAAGATCTCCTTACCCTGCTTGTTGGCCGAGTCAAGACAGCTGGCTGCACTGTCAGGTCCTACAAAGCCATGCACGATAATGGCATCGGCACCAGCCTGGAAAGTCACATCAGCAATCTTCTCATTGGTGGCCGGTATGTCTGCCACCTTAAAATCACAGATAACCCTACAACCATACTCTTCTTTAACCCGAGTCACAGATTCCAATCCCTCAGCTAACACCAGGGGATAACCAATCTTAATTGTGTCCAGGTAATCGGAAACATTATC
Above is a genomic segment from Methanobacterium sp. containing:
- the pyrF gene encoding orotidine-5'-phosphate decarboxylase — its product is MEVKNKIILALDVPSMGKAMELMDNVSDYLDTIKIGYPLVLAEGLESVTRVKEEYGCRVICDFKVADIPATNEKIADVTFQAGADAIIVHGFVGPDSAASCLDSANKQGKEIFLLTEMSHPGASQFLQPVSMDIARMGVEMGISNYVGPSTRLDRLGKIREIIGEDSFLISPGVGVQGGDPKDTLEFADALIVGRSIYLAHDPVDALNSIIDSIEL